One Endozoicomonas gorgoniicola DNA window includes the following coding sequences:
- the nqrF gene encoding NADH:ubiquinone reductase (Na(+)-transporting) subunit F: protein MDLNIIYGVAIFTVIVLTLVAIILAARSKLVSTGDVTIDINEDPEKAVTTPAGGKLLTTLAGSGVFLPSACGGGGTCAQCTCKVLDGGGEMLPTERAHFTKREEKEGYRLACQVAVKQDMKIEVEEELFGVKKWECEVVSNDNQATFIKELVLKLPEGEDVNFRAGGYVQLECPPHEVHYKNFEIQEEYRGDWDKFDQWKYVSKVDETTIRAYSMANYPEEKGLLKFNIRIASPPPGQDQLPPGKMSSYVFNLKAGDKMTVYGPFGEFFAKDTDAEMVFVGGGAGMAPMRSHIFDQLKRLSSKRKISFWYGARSLREAFYVEEFDKLAEENENFTWHLALSDPLPEDNWTGYTGFIHQVLLDNYLSKHEAPEDCEFYMCGPPMMNQAVIKMLEDQGVEPENIMLDDFGG, encoded by the coding sequence ATGGACTTAAACATTATTTATGGCGTAGCCATTTTTACCGTGATCGTGCTGACGCTCGTTGCGATAATTCTGGCGGCTCGCTCCAAACTGGTCAGCACCGGTGATGTCACCATCGACATCAACGAAGACCCGGAAAAGGCGGTAACAACCCCTGCCGGTGGCAAGCTGCTGACCACTCTTGCCGGTTCCGGCGTATTCCTGCCTTCCGCCTGTGGTGGTGGCGGTACCTGTGCGCAGTGTACCTGTAAGGTGCTGGACGGTGGTGGTGAAATGCTGCCCACCGAACGCGCTCACTTCACCAAGCGTGAAGAGAAAGAAGGTTATCGTCTGGCCTGTCAGGTGGCTGTAAAGCAGGACATGAAGATCGAGGTGGAAGAAGAACTGTTCGGCGTTAAGAAGTGGGAGTGCGAGGTTGTTTCCAACGACAACCAGGCGACTTTCATTAAAGAACTGGTTCTGAAACTGCCAGAAGGCGAAGACGTAAACTTCCGTGCTGGTGGTTACGTTCAGCTGGAATGTCCTCCCCACGAAGTTCACTACAAAAACTTCGAAATTCAGGAAGAGTACCGTGGCGACTGGGACAAGTTTGACCAGTGGAAGTATGTGTCTAAAGTGGATGAGACCACTATCCGTGCATACTCCATGGCGAACTATCCGGAAGAGAAGGGTCTGTTGAAGTTCAACATCCGTATCGCTTCTCCACCTCCGGGTCAGGATCAGCTGCCTCCGGGTAAGATGTCTTCTTACGTCTTTAACCTGAAAGCTGGCGACAAGATGACCGTATACGGACCATTCGGTGAGTTCTTTGCCAAGGACACCGACGCCGAAATGGTATTTGTTGGCGGCGGTGCGGGTATGGCACCCATGCGTTCTCACATCTTTGATCAGCTGAAGCGTCTGTCTTCCAAGCGTAAGATCTCCTTCTGGTACGGTGCTCGCTCCCTGCGTGAAGCCTTCTATGTAGAAGAGTTCGACAAGCTGGCGGAAGAAAACGAAAACTTCACCTGGCATCTGGCCCTGTCCGATCCTCTGCCAGAGGACAACTGGACTGGCTACACCGGCTTCATTCACCAGGTATTGCTGGACAACTACCTGAGCAAGCATGAAGCACCTGAAGACTGCGAATTCTACATGTGTGGACCACCCATGATGAACCAGGCAGTCATCAAGATGCTGGAAGATCAGGGCGTTGAGCCTGAAAACATTATGCTGGACGACTTTGGTGGTTAA
- the nqrE gene encoding NADH:ubiquinone reductase (Na(+)-transporting) subunit E, with product MEHLISLFVKAVFVENMALAFFLGMCTFLAVSKQVKTSVGLGVAVIAVLTITVPINNLIYQHVLRDGALVAGVDLSFLGLITYIGVIAALVQILEMFLDKYVPALYNALGVFLPLITVNCAIMGASLFMVQREYDLAESVVFGLGSGVGWALAIAALAGIREKLKYSDVPAGLRGLGITFITVGLMSLGFLSFSGIQL from the coding sequence GTGGAACATTTAATCTCACTTTTTGTGAAAGCAGTGTTCGTGGAAAACATGGCGCTGGCTTTCTTTCTGGGTATGTGTACCTTCCTGGCGGTGTCCAAGCAGGTCAAGACCTCTGTGGGTCTGGGTGTGGCGGTCATCGCTGTACTGACTATTACCGTGCCGATCAACAACCTGATCTACCAGCATGTTCTGCGTGACGGCGCGCTGGTGGCCGGTGTTGACCTGAGCTTCCTGGGCCTGATCACCTACATCGGTGTTATCGCGGCCCTGGTACAGATTCTGGAAATGTTTCTGGATAAATATGTACCGGCTTTGTACAACGCCCTGGGCGTGTTCCTGCCGCTGATCACCGTAAACTGCGCAATCATGGGTGCTTCCCTGTTCATGGTACAGCGTGAGTATGACCTGGCTGAATCTGTGGTATTTGGTCTGGGTTCTGGTGTGGGCTGGGCGCTGGCTATCGCTGCGCTGGCAGGTATCCGCGAAAAGCTGAAGTACAGCGACGTACCTGCGGGGCTGCGTGGTCTGGGCATTACCTTCATTACTGTGGGTCTGATGTCTCTGGGCTTCCTGTCCTTCTCTGGCATCCAGCTGTAA
- a CDS encoding NADH:ubiquinone reductase (Na(+)-transporting) subunit D, with amino-acid sequence MAEKAKDILLEPVVKNNPITLQILGICSALAVTTSMQVSLVMAIAVIAVTTGSNFVVSLIRNHIPNSIRIICQMTVIASLVIVVDQILKAYAYDISKQLSVFVGLIITNCIVMGRAEAFAMKNGPQLSALDGIGNGLGYGAVLLIVAFFRELFGAGNLFGVEIMQTVNNGGWYVPNGLMLLAPSAFFLIGLLIWAIRTFDARQVEEPEFKMAPNSKFSEAH; translated from the coding sequence ATGGCTGAGAAAGCTAAAGACATCCTGCTGGAACCGGTCGTAAAAAATAACCCGATCACGCTGCAGATCCTGGGTATCTGTTCTGCGCTGGCGGTGACCACCAGCATGCAGGTGAGTCTGGTGATGGCGATTGCAGTAATCGCTGTAACCACTGGCTCCAACTTTGTGGTATCCCTGATTCGTAACCACATTCCCAACAGCATTCGAATCATCTGTCAGATGACCGTTATTGCTTCGCTGGTTATTGTGGTCGATCAGATACTGAAAGCTTACGCCTACGACATCTCCAAGCAGCTGTCGGTATTTGTAGGCCTGATCATCACCAACTGTATCGTTATGGGACGTGCGGAAGCCTTCGCCATGAAGAACGGTCCGCAGCTGTCCGCCCTGGATGGTATTGGTAATGGCCTGGGTTACGGTGCGGTGCTGCTGATCGTGGCATTCTTCCGTGAGCTGTTCGGTGCAGGCAACCTGTTTGGTGTTGAAATCATGCAGACCGTCAACAACGGTGGCTGGTACGTACCCAACGGCCTGATGCTGCTGGCACCCAGTGCGTTCTTCCTGATCGGTCTGCTGATCTGGGCGATCCGTACTTTTGATGCCAGGCAGGTTGAAGAGCCTGAGTTCAAGATGGCTCCTAACTCCAAGTTCAGCGAGGCGCACTAA
- a CDS encoding Na(+)-translocating NADH-quinone reductase subunit C, translating into MGNDSTKKTLLVTVLLSLACSIVVSFAAVSLKPIQDHNVVLDVQRNILSISGLAQNAKALDAAEVQKLYAQVKPALVDLKTGKYVQASEEEIAAYDQRTAAKEPAESRALKGAQDIAGIIRQANVAKVYLIEKDGKTESIMLPVHGYGLWSTMYGFLALDINDLDTVVGFGFYDQKETPGLGGEVDNPIWKGRWPGKKVYDTKGDVALHVIKGAVDPSNPGASEQIDGLAGATLTSNGVSNLLQFWMGDQGFKPFLTNLKAGEA; encoded by the coding sequence ATGGGTAACGATTCTACTAAAAAGACCCTGCTGGTCACCGTTCTGCTGTCTCTGGCATGTTCCATCGTGGTGTCATTTGCAGCGGTGTCGCTGAAGCCGATTCAGGATCACAACGTGGTTCTGGACGTACAGCGTAATATTCTGAGTATTTCCGGCCTGGCGCAAAACGCCAAAGCACTGGATGCCGCAGAAGTGCAAAAACTGTACGCACAGGTTAAACCAGCACTGGTTGACCTGAAAACCGGTAAGTATGTGCAGGCTTCCGAGGAAGAAATTGCTGCTTACGATCAGCGTACAGCGGCTAAAGAGCCTGCTGAGTCCCGTGCCCTGAAAGGTGCTCAGGATATTGCCGGAATTATTCGTCAGGCTAATGTTGCCAAGGTTTACCTGATTGAAAAAGACGGTAAAACGGAAAGCATCATGCTGCCAGTACACGGCTATGGTCTGTGGTCTACCATGTACGGCTTCCTGGCTCTGGACATCAACGACCTGGACACTGTCGTAGGTTTTGGTTTCTACGATCAGAAGGAAACACCGGGACTGGGTGGCGAAGTCGATAACCCGATCTGGAAAGGTCGCTGGCCTGGCAAGAAGGTATACGACACCAAAGGTGACGTGGCTCTGCACGTGATCAAGGGTGCCGTTGATCCTTCCAATCCGGGTGCTTCTGAGCAGATCGATGGTCTGGCAGGTGCTACCCTGACTTCGAATGGTGTGTCCAACCTGCTCCAGTTCTGGATGGGGGATCAGGGCTTCAAACCATTCCTGACTAACCTGAAAGCGGGAGAGGCATAA
- a CDS encoding NADH:ubiquinone reductase (Na(+)-transporting) subunit B: MALRKILDSLEPHFTKGGQYEKFYALFEAADSLFYSVPNKTHNTSHVRDAVDLKRMMGIVWFCAFPAMFFGMWNIGYQANTAIAGGLAAPSDWHGWIINLLAGHNPASLWDNMIYGAAHFLPVYIVTFAAGVFWEILFAITRKHEVNEGFFVTSILFALIVPPTIPLWQVALGISFGVVIGKEVFGGTGKNFLNPALTGRAFLFFAYPAQISGDLVWTAVDGFSGATALSIAQQGGVDALSHTMTWTQAFIGTMQGSMGETSTLAIFMGGAVLLFTGIASWRIVAGTMLGMIATATLFNLVGSDTNAMFALPWYWHLVLGGFAFGLIFMTTDPVSASMTNTGRWFYGALIGVMVILIRTVNPAYPEGMMLAILFANLFAPLIDHFVVEANIKRREARA, from the coding sequence ATGGCACTTAGAAAAATCCTTGACTCTCTCGAGCCCCACTTTACCAAAGGTGGTCAGTACGAGAAGTTTTACGCACTGTTTGAAGCGGCAGACTCTCTGTTTTATTCCGTTCCAAACAAAACCCACAACACCTCCCACGTACGCGACGCGGTTGACCTGAAGCGTATGATGGGTATCGTCTGGTTCTGTGCGTTCCCGGCCATGTTCTTTGGTATGTGGAACATCGGTTACCAGGCAAACACCGCGATTGCCGGTGGTCTGGCTGCGCCGTCTGACTGGCATGGCTGGATCATCAACCTGCTGGCGGGTCACAACCCGGCAAGCCTGTGGGATAACATGATCTACGGTGCTGCGCACTTCCTGCCGGTTTACATCGTCACCTTTGCGGCGGGTGTATTCTGGGAGATCCTGTTCGCCATTACCCGTAAGCACGAAGTGAACGAAGGTTTCTTTGTTACTTCTATCCTGTTTGCCCTGATCGTTCCACCGACGATTCCTCTGTGGCAGGTAGCCCTGGGTATCTCCTTCGGTGTCGTCATCGGTAAGGAAGTATTCGGTGGTACTGGCAAGAACTTCCTGAACCCGGCCCTGACAGGTCGTGCGTTCCTGTTCTTTGCTTACCCGGCACAGATTTCCGGCGACCTGGTATGGACCGCTGTTGACGGTTTCTCCGGTGCGACGGCTCTGAGCATTGCCCAGCAGGGTGGTGTGGATGCCCTGTCCCATACGATGACCTGGACTCAGGCATTCATCGGTACCATGCAGGGTTCTATGGGTGAAACCTCTACTCTGGCGATCTTCATGGGTGGCGCGGTTCTGCTGTTCACCGGCATCGCTTCCTGGAGAATTGTGGCTGGCACCATGCTGGGCATGATCGCCACTGCGACCCTGTTCAACCTGGTCGGTTCCGATACCAACGCCATGTTTGCTCTGCCATGGTACTGGCACCTGGTACTGGGTGGCTTTGCCTTTGGTCTGATTTTCATGACCACTGACCCGGTTTCCGCGTCAATGACTAACACGGGCCGCTGGTTCTACGGCGCCCTGATCGGTGTCATGGTGATCCTGATTCGTACTGTTAACCCGGCTTATCCGGAAGGTATGATGCTGGCTATCCTGTTCGCCAACCTGTTTGCGCCGCTGATTGACCACTTTGTGGTTGAAGCCAACATCAAGCGTAGGGAGGCTCGTGCCTGA
- a CDS encoding Na(+)-translocating NADH-quinone reductase subunit A — protein MIKIKQGLDLPISGSPEQTITEGRAVRSVAVIGSDYVGMKPTMAISAGDRVKKGQLLFTDKKTPGVRYTAPASGTIAAVNRGEKRVLQSVVIDIDGNEEETFTAYKTEELAGLTAEQVQENLNESGLWTALRTRPFSKVPELGSRPNSVFVTAIDTHPLAANPEVVIAEHKEAFETGITVLGKLSGGKIFLCKAPGARIPASIATAEEFDGPHPAGLAGTHIHFLDPVGATKTVWTINYQDVIAVGKLFTTGKLFTDRVVALAGPQVEKPRLVRTRLGASTDELTAGEMKAGTNRVISGSVFGGRTAEGAFAFLGRYHNQLSVLENSDERLFLGWANPTVKRHSVLKVLFGRKNLDFTTTTNGGERAMVPVGQYEKVMPLDVLATQLLRAIVVGDTEQAQKLGALELDEEDLSLCSYVCAGKYEYGPILRDNLTRIEVEG, from the coding sequence ATGATCAAAATCAAACAGGGGCTGGATCTCCCGATTTCAGGATCGCCTGAACAGACCATTACAGAGGGCCGAGCTGTTCGCTCCGTCGCTGTGATCGGTTCTGACTACGTAGGCATGAAGCCTACGATGGCGATCTCTGCTGGAGATCGAGTTAAAAAAGGGCAACTGCTCTTTACCGACAAGAAAACACCTGGAGTGCGTTACACCGCTCCTGCCAGCGGCACTATTGCTGCTGTGAACCGTGGTGAGAAGCGTGTTCTTCAGTCCGTTGTGATCGATATCGATGGCAACGAAGAAGAAACCTTTACTGCCTATAAAACAGAAGAGCTGGCCGGCCTGACTGCCGAACAGGTTCAGGAGAACCTGAACGAGTCCGGCCTGTGGACTGCACTGCGTACCCGTCCGTTCAGCAAGGTGCCTGAGCTGGGTTCCCGTCCAAACTCTGTCTTTGTGACCGCTATCGACACGCATCCTCTGGCAGCGAATCCGGAAGTGGTTATCGCTGAACACAAGGAAGCGTTTGAGACCGGTATCACCGTTCTGGGCAAACTGAGTGGCGGCAAGATCTTCCTGTGTAAAGCACCGGGGGCACGCATTCCTGCGAGCATTGCTACCGCTGAAGAGTTCGACGGCCCTCATCCGGCAGGTCTGGCTGGTACTCACATCCACTTCCTGGACCCGGTGGGTGCTACCAAGACAGTCTGGACCATTAACTATCAGGACGTCATCGCTGTCGGCAAACTGTTTACCACTGGTAAATTGTTCACTGATCGTGTCGTTGCTCTGGCTGGCCCACAGGTTGAAAAGCCCCGGCTGGTTCGCACCCGTCTGGGCGCCAGCACCGACGAGCTGACTGCTGGCGAAATGAAAGCCGGTACCAACCGTGTGATTTCCGGTTCTGTATTTGGTGGTCGTACCGCTGAAGGCGCCTTTGCCTTCCTGGGTCGTTACCACAACCAGCTGTCTGTTCTGGAAAACAGCGATGAGCGTCTGTTCCTCGGCTGGGCTAACCCAACGGTTAAGCGTCACTCTGTACTGAAAGTGTTGTTCGGTCGTAAGAACCTGGACTTCACAACCACTACCAACGGTGGTGAGCGTGCCATGGTTCCGGTGGGTCAGTACGAAAAAGTGATGCCTCTGGATGTTCTGGCAACTCAGCTGCTGCGTGCCATTGTGGTAGGCGACACTGAACAGGCTCAGAAACTGGGCGCGCTGGAACTGGACGAAGAAGATTTGTCCCTGTGCTCTTATGTGTGCGCGGGCAAGTACGAGTACGGTCCGATCCTGCGTGATAACCTGACTCGTATCGAAGTGGAGGGCTGA
- a CDS encoding chromate transporter has product MLTPLTRHDTPQRLMLLKLFLTFFRLGAVTFGGGYAMMALLEQELVDNHEWMTGDELLEITAIAQITPGTIAINAATFVGRRMAGIPGAVTASVAVILPPLLIVGFLASHLPSWLSLPWLQGAFLGMRYAVAALIFHAAVKMLCSNVTTTLGRTLFATALLALLFTPIHPLLMIFAGGAAGMGLYVGNALPGQNKVVKGS; this is encoded by the coding sequence ATGCTCACCCCTCTTACACGACATGACACACCACAACGACTCATGTTACTAAAACTCTTCTTAACTTTTTTTCGACTGGGCGCGGTCACCTTTGGGGGTGGCTACGCCATGATGGCTCTACTGGAGCAGGAGCTGGTTGACAACCATGAATGGATGACTGGCGACGAACTGCTGGAAATCACGGCAATCGCGCAAATAACTCCCGGAACCATTGCCATCAATGCCGCCACGTTTGTTGGACGACGTATGGCGGGTATTCCAGGGGCAGTCACTGCGTCTGTAGCCGTTATTCTCCCTCCCTTGCTCATTGTCGGCTTTCTTGCCAGCCACTTGCCTTCCTGGCTAAGCCTGCCCTGGCTTCAGGGAGCCTTTCTGGGAATGCGCTATGCAGTCGCCGCCCTCATTTTCCATGCAGCGGTCAAGATGCTTTGCTCCAACGTGACCACGACACTGGGCCGCACTCTGTTTGCCACAGCACTTCTGGCACTGCTCTTTACCCCCATACACCCGTTGCTGATGATTTTTGCCGGTGGTGCTGCTGGCATGGGCTTATACGTAGGAAACGCCCTGCCGGGTCAAAACAAAGTTGTAAAAGGAAGTTAA
- a CDS encoding chromate transporter — protein MVFIDLFVSFFRIGLFSFGGGLAMIPMYLTEVEKHGWMTQSEFMDIVAVSQMTPGPIAVNMASYVGSSAAGWAGAIVATTALALPSVLVILALTTVLTRLKNNPWKNAFFFGIKSAAMALIFYAGWLIASDTLSSSLNEGQWLTAVKGLLIAGGCYLTRIYWSKLEPVLLILASGVIGALVFGG, from the coding sequence ATGGTATTCATTGATCTTTTCGTATCTTTCTTTCGTATCGGACTGTTCAGCTTTGGCGGTGGCCTGGCAATGATTCCCATGTACCTGACTGAAGTCGAAAAGCATGGCTGGATGACCCAGAGCGAATTCATGGACATTGTTGCTGTTTCTCAGATGACACCCGGCCCCATTGCCGTGAATATGGCAAGTTATGTCGGTAGCAGCGCAGCTGGCTGGGCCGGGGCAATAGTGGCCACCACTGCACTGGCATTACCCTCGGTGCTGGTCATTCTGGCATTGACGACCGTTTTAACCCGCCTGAAGAACAACCCCTGGAAAAACGCTTTTTTCTTTGGCATCAAGTCCGCCGCCATGGCTCTGATTTTCTATGCAGGCTGGCTGATTGCCAGCGATACCCTGTCTTCCAGCCTGAATGAAGGACAGTGGCTGACAGCAGTAAAAGGATTACTGATCGCTGGCGGCTGCTACCTGACCAGAATTTACTGGTCGAAGCTGGAGCCGGTTTTATTGATACTCGCCTCAGGTGTCATTGGCGCGCTTGTATTTGGAGGCTGA